From one Chryseobacterium sp. 3008163 genomic stretch:
- the trpA gene encoding tryptophan synthase subunit alpha yields MKKLNIYFTAGIPQLEDTGDIIKLIQDSGADMMEIGMPYSDPVADGPVIQKAHELALKNGMTIEKLFFQLKSIKNEIKIPIILMGYINPVLSFGFENFCRECSESGVSGLIIPDLPPIEFEKNYQKILEKYNLNFTFLITPETSDNRILYLDSLSSGFLYAVSSSSTTGNENAVLKNEDYLSRIASLPLKNPVMIGFGIKSKEDFENVTEKADGGIIGTTFVNILLNDKDWKINAIDFIHSIKN; encoded by the coding sequence AACTAAATATATACTTCACAGCAGGAATTCCGCAATTGGAAGATACTGGCGATATTATAAAACTCATCCAAGATTCCGGAGCGGATATGATGGAAATCGGAATGCCATATTCTGATCCTGTTGCGGATGGACCGGTCATTCAAAAAGCACATGAATTGGCTTTGAAAAATGGAATGACGATTGAAAAACTCTTTTTTCAATTAAAATCAATTAAAAACGAAATTAAAATTCCAATTATTTTGATGGGATATATCAATCCTGTTTTAAGTTTTGGATTTGAAAATTTCTGCAGAGAATGTTCTGAAAGCGGTGTTTCGGGATTGATTATTCCTGATCTCCCGCCAATTGAGTTCGAAAAAAATTATCAGAAAATTTTAGAAAAATATAATCTGAATTTCACTTTTCTCATTACCCCTGAAACTTCAGATAATAGGATTTTGTATTTAGATTCTTTAAGTTCAGGCTTTTTGTATGCGGTAAGTTCTTCTTCCACAACGGGAAATGAAAATGCAGTTTTAAAAAACGAAGACTATCTTTCAAGAATTGCTTCTCTTCCACTAAAAAATCCTGTGATGATTGGTTTTGGAATTAAATCTAAAGAAGATTTTGAAAACGTTACCGAAAAAGCAGACGGCGGAATCATCGGAACTACCTTCGTCAATATTCTGCTGAATGATAAAGATTGGAAGATAAATGCCATAGATTTTATTCATTCAATAAAAAATTAA